One stretch of Oncorhynchus tshawytscha isolate Ot180627B linkage group LG21, Otsh_v2.0, whole genome shotgun sequence DNA includes these proteins:
- the LOC112220869 gene encoding transcription cofactor vestigial-like protein 2: MAGHSGSPQVVLKTEEQSNRVIFTYFQGDIGSMVDQHFNRALSKASKTKGKKSRKAVKSESDSTSCQWVVPTPSWSEDHFPPVSGRLHLSSTNESLSSHRLALSSPDESTNPLAFAPRQHGGLGLPAMAYPHSMSHEGLGVTGQPYTNSLLNLLHSDQSEVAAGVASGSKPELLPSWMGQPGFRDPMNRDSGLQKRELYWY, encoded by the exons ATGGCAGGACATTCAGGTAGCCCCCAGGTAGTTctaaagacagaggaacagtcCAATAGAGTCATCTTCACCTACTTCCAGGGTGACATCGGTAGCATGGTGGACCAACACTTCAACCGTGCCCTCAGCAAGGCCAGTAAGACCAAGGGCAAAAAGAGCCGCAAGGCTGTCAAATCTG AGTCTGACTCAACATCTTGCCAGTGGGTTGTTCCAACCCCATCTTGGTCTGAAGACCATTTTCCCCCTGTGTCTGGTCGCCTTCATCTGAGCAGCACCAATGAGTCTCTTTCCAGCCACCGCCTGGCTCTCAGCTCCCCAGATGAGAGTACCAACCCATTGGCCTTCGCTCCGAGGCAACATGGTGGTCTGGGCCTGCCTGCCATGGCCTATCCTCACTCCATGTCCCATGAGGGCCTGGGGGTCACTGGACAGCCTTACACCAACTCCCTGCTCAATCTCCTCCATAGTGACCAGTCAGAGGTGGCTGCAGGTGTGGCCTCGGGCTCCAAACCAGAGCTCCTCCCTAGCTGGATGGGTCAACCTGGCTTCAGAGACCCCATGAACCGTGACTCAG